Proteins found in one Loxodonta africana isolate mLoxAfr1 chromosome 21, mLoxAfr1.hap2, whole genome shotgun sequence genomic segment:
- the CENPBD1 gene encoding tigger transposable element-derived protein 1: protein MPGKRSLNPTVIPSAKRERKAITLDIKLEVLRRFEVGEKLSQIAKALGLAVSTVATIRDNKEKIKASSRIATPLRASRLTRHRSAVMENMERLLSVWLEDQSQRNVPLSVSIIQEKAKSLFDDLQREQGESSQAEKFNASKGWFARFKERHCLPHFKMNSTPLSSNVDAYPEVLKSIIEEGEYTPQQVFNVDETGLYWKRMPEGTFISVEEKAEPGFKSSKDRLMLLLGGNAAGDFKLKPLLVYHLENPAALKGYSKPNLPVIWRSNKKAWATRGIFHEWFTYFFCPAVEKYCAQNNLTTKALLILDSAPCHPVNLSDLSDNVRVEYLHDSTADAVQPMGQGVASAFKAHYLKRTFEHILEATGGEDKATIREFWRNYDIMDAVDNIAVAWEELKPATMNNVWKKIWPECVRFQSFSQTDSIAWLQQNIVTLAKNMAFEEVINADVGQLLRSHEEDLSNEELMQLEQERKAGEEESEDDPAALRQLTTEALSVAFSHFEAGLQILTSNSPHDEWKLKVSRAINDAINCYRELYNEKKRRSKQLS from the coding sequence ATGCCTGGGAAAAGGTCTCTAAATCCAACTGTCATCCCAAGTGCCAAAAGGGAACGGAAGGCAATTACCCTTGACATCAAATTAGAAGTGTTAAGACGATTTGAAGTGGGTGAGAAGCTCAGCCAGATCGCAAAGGCCTTAGGCCTCGCTGTCTCCACGGTGGCGACCATCCgtgataataaagaaaaaattaaagcaagttcACGAATAGCTACACCTTTGAGAGCCTCTCGGCTGACTCGCCACCGGAGTGCAGTGATGGAGAACATGGAGCGGTTGTTGAGCGTGTGGCTCGAAGACCAGAGCCAGCGGAATGTGCCCCTGAGTGTCTCCATCATTCAGGAGAAGGCTAAGAGCTTGTTTGATGACTTACAGCGTGAACAGGGTGAAAGCTCTCAAGCAGAAAAGTTTAATGCAAGTAAAGGGTGGTTTGCGAGGTTCAAGGAGCGCCATTGTTTACCCCACTTCAAGATGAACAGCACTCCTCTCAGCAGCAATGTGGATGCGTATCcagaagtgttgaaaagcatcaTCGAAGAAGGTGAGTACACCCCCCAGCAAGTTTTTAACGTAGATGAGACCGGGCTTTATTGGAAGAGGATGCCGGAAGGAACGTTTATTTCTGTGGAGGAGAAAGCTGAGCCAGGGTTTAAATCATCGAAAGATCGCTTGATGCTTCTTCTTGGTGGCAACGCAGCTGGGGACTTCAAGTTGAAACCCCTGCTGGTATACCACTTGGAAAACCCTGCAGCTCTGAAGGGGTACTCGAAGCCCAACTTGCCTGTGATTTGGCGCTCAAACAAAAAGGCTTGGGCCACCAGGGGCATCTTCCATGAATGGTTCACGTACTTCTTTTGTCCTGCAGTTGAAAAATACTGTGCTCAAAATAATCTCACCACCAAAGCATTGCTCATCCTAGACAGCGCACCATGCCACCCAGTGAACCTGAGTGATCTGTCTGATAACGTAAGAGTAGAGTACCTTCATGACAGTACAGCTGATGCAGTCCAGCCCATGGGTCAAGGTGTGGCCTCCGCCTTTAAAGCTCATTACCTGAAAAGGACTTTTGAACACATCCTGGAAGCAACCGGCGGGGAGGATAAGGCTACAATCAGGGAGTTTTGGAGGAACTATGACATTATGGATGCTGTGGACAACATTGCAGTAGCTTGGGAGGAGCTCAAACCAGCAACAATGAACAATGTATGGAAGAAGATTTGGCCTGAGTGTGTTCGCTTCCAGAGTTTTTCCCAAACAGATAGCATTGCATGGCTTCAGCAAAACATTGTGACCCTTGCCAAGAATATGGCCTTTGAAGAGGTTATAAATGCTGACGTGGGCCAGTTGCTGCGGTCCCACGAAGAAGATCTCTCAAATGAGGAGCTGATGCAGCTGGAGCAGGAAcggaaagcaggagaggaagagagTGAAGATGATCCCGCTGCCCTGCGGCAGTTGACCACAGAAGCTTTGTCGGTGGCCTTCTCACATTTTGAGGCTGGCTTGCAGATCCTCACCAGTAACAGCCCTCACGATGAGTGGAAATTGAAAGTTTCAAGAGCAATCAATGATGCAATAAACTGCTACAGAGAATTGTACAATGAGAAAAAGCGACGATCAAAGCAGCTGTCTTAG